A region from the Lentimonas sp. CC4 genome encodes:
- a CDS encoding MOSC N-terminal beta barrel domain-containing protein — MKQVGRIQSIWRYPVKGMAGESMPHCPMGSQGLQGDRIWAVQDVARQEIQSCKFRPKLLQCSAVCLEPYDGCNPVVIKFPDGQTHTSDSALAHRYVSELIGYESLLQRLRPREDASFYKRHKQDDHTWLEELKATFEREPGEPLPDLDNLPLEAQENVSRPGTFFLVASLHILTTASLEHMHQLNAAADWDIARFRPNIMIETLPGMSGLVEQAWLDQSLRIGEAAVHCVDTAPRCGAVVRSQGRCGEDKSILRSIVKDANQNLGIYGEVTQAATISVGDPVYLI; from the coding sequence ATGAAACAGGTGGGGCGCATTCAATCTATCTGGCGCTACCCAGTTAAGGGGATGGCGGGTGAATCGATGCCACATTGTCCAATGGGTAGCCAAGGTTTGCAGGGCGATCGTATCTGGGCGGTGCAGGATGTCGCTCGGCAGGAAATACAGAGCTGTAAGTTTCGCCCGAAGTTATTGCAATGCAGTGCTGTGTGTTTGGAGCCCTATGATGGCTGCAATCCTGTTGTGATTAAATTTCCCGATGGTCAAACGCATACCAGTGATTCTGCACTAGCGCATCGTTACGTCTCTGAGTTGATTGGCTATGAAAGTTTGTTGCAGCGCTTACGACCGCGTGAGGACGCTTCCTTCTATAAGCGTCATAAGCAAGATGACCATACATGGTTGGAAGAATTGAAAGCTACCTTTGAACGTGAACCAGGAGAGCCACTTCCTGATCTGGATAACTTGCCGTTGGAAGCGCAGGAAAATGTTTCCAGACCAGGCACCTTTTTCTTAGTCGCATCGTTACATATTCTTACTACTGCGAGTCTAGAGCACATGCATCAACTCAATGCAGCGGCAGACTGGGATATCGCGCGTTTTCGTCCAAACATTATGATTGAGACGCTGCCTGGTATGTCGGGGTTAGTCGAGCAAGCTTGGTTGGATCAATCGCTACGAATCGGTGAGGCTGCAGTTCATTGCGTAGACACGGCACCGCGTTGCGGCGCAGTGGTTCGGTCACAGGGACGCTGTGGTGAAGACAAAAGTATTTTGCGTAGTATCGTCAAAGACGCGAATCAGAACCTCGGGATCTATGGAGAGGTCACACAAGCTGCGACTATCTCAGTTGGTGATCCAGTGTATTTAATTTAG
- a CDS encoding mechanosensitive ion channel family protein: MTLFENLSTTSNAWIILVCSSFASALLLFLVSRILIRRLRALTARTRYTIDTLLVRACAPALSILSIIVWILIVECLLRYTELFQARPMGFLKSIIQVLSIIAILLFFDRLVHGLIGGYSDRSDTIKNSKSIIQGISRGLILSIGSLVLLGTLGISVTPIIASLGISSLAVALALQPTLENFFSGTQLVIDKPIRVGDFIELESGEQGFVDRIGWRSTWIKMLPNNTVIIPNRTIANSKIINYYYPEKELSVPVEVGVHYNSDLEHVERVTLEVAREILVSHEWGIDDYNTFVVYTEFGDSSINFTVMLRAKEYFNRFWVKSAFIKALHKRYAAEGINIPYPIRAINTEQESAVLPIINQKPSNAS; this comes from the coding sequence ATGACACTCTTCGAAAACCTGAGCACGACCTCAAATGCCTGGATCATTTTGGTCTGCAGTTCATTCGCCTCCGCTTTACTGCTATTTCTAGTCAGCAGAATACTGATTCGACGACTGAGGGCACTCACAGCACGCACCCGCTACACCATAGATACACTACTCGTTCGAGCATGTGCCCCCGCCTTAAGTATCCTTTCGATCATCGTATGGATTCTTATCGTTGAGTGTCTCTTACGCTATACGGAACTCTTCCAAGCGCGCCCAATGGGCTTCCTTAAAAGCATCATTCAGGTGCTTTCGATTATCGCAATCCTGCTCTTTTTTGATCGTCTAGTGCATGGCCTGATCGGTGGTTACTCTGATCGCTCCGATACCATCAAAAACAGTAAGAGCATCATTCAAGGCATCTCACGCGGCCTGATACTCAGCATCGGTTCACTGGTGTTACTTGGCACGTTGGGCATCTCTGTGACACCCATCATCGCGTCACTAGGCATCTCCTCGCTCGCAGTCGCGCTCGCCTTACAACCGACTTTAGAAAACTTTTTCTCCGGCACGCAACTTGTCATTGATAAACCGATCCGCGTGGGCGATTTCATAGAATTAGAATCTGGCGAACAGGGCTTTGTCGATCGAATTGGCTGGCGTTCGACTTGGATCAAAATGCTACCGAACAACACCGTCATCATACCCAACCGAACGATCGCAAACTCGAAAATAATCAATTATTATTATCCAGAAAAAGAATTGTCCGTTCCAGTTGAAGTCGGCGTGCACTACAATTCTGATCTGGAACATGTCGAGCGTGTCACACTCGAAGTGGCTCGAGAGATCCTAGTTTCCCATGAATGGGGAATCGATGATTATAATACTTTCGTCGTCTATACTGAATTCGGAGATTCCAGCATCAACTTCACCGTCATGCTACGCGCCAAAGAATACTTCAATCGTTTCTGGGTAAAGTCCGCCTTCATTAAGGCGCTGCACAAACGCTACGCCGCCGAAGGCATTAACATCCCCTATCCGATTCGTGCGATTAATACGGAACAAGAATCAGCAGTTCTGCCGATCATCAACCAGAAACCATCAAATGCCTCCTAG